Within the uncultured Draconibacterium sp. genome, the region TACCGAATCAACACACCAAAACTTTTTTAATGCAATAGCCAACTACATTAAAGAAGTGTACCAACTGGAGGTTGATAAATCAGGCAAAGATGTTTCCCGTGCATGTTTTTTACCCTTCGACCCGGAGGTTTTTATTAATCCGAAATATTTACAGCAATGAATCAAAAAAAGAAATTCGATATAGATTTCTGGCTAAACAAAGACCAGGAAGCAAAAGAACCAACAAAATCACCTCAACCACAGATATTTCAAAATATTCAGGATAATGATATTGAGGTAATAGTAAAACGACTTGAAGAAGCTCATACCGATATTACCGCCAATTATTCAGATTGGCGGGATATAGGTTTTTCCTTTGCCGATGAGTTTGGAGAATCAGGCAGAGATTACTTCCACCGCGTAAGCCGATTTTACTCTGATTATTCCAATTCCACTTGTGACAAGCAATACAACAAGTGCCTAAAGGCAAAAGGTCATGGTGTTACCATTAAAACTTTCTTCCACCTTGCACAGCAAGCCGGAATAAGTTTGGTAACAACTCCTTCCAAACAAAACAGTTCGGCACCTAAAGAATCTGTGAGCACTTCAAAGCCTATTTCGGAAGATGCAACAGTGGATGAGGTAATTTTCAACACACCACAAATCCCATCTGATGTTTATAACCAACTGCCAGAAATTCTAAGAGAAAGTACTGAAATGTTTAGCGATGGAATTGAAAAAGATGTTTTCCTGATTGGAGCAATTTCTGTAATTAGCGGTTGCTTACCCAACATTGAAGGGATTTATTTTGATGAGCCACACTCAGCACACCTTTATTCCTTTATTACCGCCCCTGCCGGGTCTGGTAAAGGGAAACTAAAATGGGCAAAATACTTTGGTTTGAAAATCCATAAATCTATGGTTGAGCAGTCTATCAGGGCAAAGGAAGAATATGAGCAGGAGTTGGAGAACTACAATAACCTGAATAAAAACCAACGCCAGGGAGTGGAGCGTCCAAGAGAGCCAAAACGAAAAATGTTTTACATTCCTGCCAATAGCAGTTCATCCGCATTTATCCAGGCATTGTCTGATAATGATTTTAAAGGAATCATTTTTGAAACCGAGGCAGACACCTTAGCCGGAACATTAAAACAGGATTGGGGAAATTTTAGCGATGTACTGCGTAAAGCATTCCATCACGAAAGCACCAACATGTTCCGACGCAAAGACAATGAACACATTGAAGTTGAAGACCCTCATCTCGCTATCGCTCTTTCGGGTACTCCCAAACAGGTTCATAATATGATGCCAGATGTGGAAAACGGCTTGTTCAGCCGCTTTCTGTATTATGCTTTTGAGGATTACAGCGACTTTAAAAATCCTTTTGTTTCCCATCAAAAAGTGAATTACACCGATTTCTTTGAAATAAAGGGAGAGCAAATGTACGAGCTGTATCAAATCCTGAACAGCCAACCAACACCCATACAGTTTAGCTTTACAGCTGAACAAGGTGAAGTATTTACAGAAAAGTTTAATACACTCTACAAACGCAATCGCATGTTATTAGGAAACGATTTTAACGCCAACAGCCGCCGTTTGGGGCTGGTTACTTTTCGTATTGCTATGGTGCTTCGCACCCTACGCATACTCGAAGATGGCGACTATTCTAATCCGCTTATTTGTGCCGAAACTGATTTTCGAACAGCTATTCAAATTGCTTTTACGCTGGAAAAACATGCTATCGCAGTTTTCCAGAATTTACCCAACAATGATTTGAAAGGCATTAAACTAAAATTCTACAATGCATTACCCGATAACTTTAATAGACAGGGTTACTTGTCAGTTGCCAAAGAGCTTGAAATAAAAGACAAAACAGCAGAAAAGTACATTGGTCAGTTTAAAGAAAATGGATTACTCGACCATGAGCATAACAAACACTCGAAACCAACAAATGGGAAATAGGAAACAGAGGATTTATAGGAATTCGGAAATACATTACTTCTACGTCAAGTCCCCTTTAGGGGATTTAGGGGTATTTCCTACGTTTCCTACACTTCCGCTTTCTCCTGTTAATAAATAAGTTTATTGTTTCTTTCTTTTGTCTGCCTTTTCTTTATTAAATTAGCCAAAATATGACAAGTCGTAAAATATACTACTATGTTTTTAGGGAAACGAATTAGGGAATTAAGGGAGCAACAAGAATTGCTACAACGTCAACTTTCAGCAGAATTGGAAATTGATACACCAATGTACAGCAAACTTGAACGAGGGGAACGCAGAGCAAAGCGTGAACAAGTAATTAAAATGGCAGCTATTTTTCAAGTGGAAGAAAAAGAGCTGCTCACACTTTGGCTGGCAAGTCAAGTGTATGAATTGGTAAAAGATGAAGCCGTCGCAAAAGCTTCATTAAAATTGGTAGAAAACATACTTTAAAATAGCTTTTAAGCTATTGTAATGCGATTGTTAAACAATCGATTAATGAAACGGATTTAATGAAACGAAACAAAATATCTCTAAGTCAGTTAGAATCATTTTTAGAAGGGGCCGCCAACATATTACGTGGCAAAATGGATGCCTCCGAATACAAAGAATACATATTCGGCTTACTGTTTTTAAAACGGATGTCCGATGTGTTTGATGAAACACGTAAAAAAATTATAGATGATGAATACAGTCATTTAAATACAGGTAATGAAGAAGACGATGCACTTTTGCAGGAACTTTTAGAAGATAAAACAACCTACGGTGACAACTTTTTTGTTCCTCCTCGTGCAAGATGGCACCAAGGGTTTACTGATGAAAATGGCGATGCACAGCCACCAATAAAACACTTGCATTACAATGCCGGACAAATGCTAAACAAAGCACTTGCCGAAATCGAAGAAAACAACGATTTGTTGCAAGGTGTACTAAAAGACCGTATCAACTTTAATAAAGAAGTCGATAACAAGAAAATCCTGAAAGACCAGGACATAAAAGACCTTATCGACCATTTTAATAATTTCCCACCACTTGTAAACGACAATTTTGAGTTTCCCGATTTATTGGGTGCAGCTTATGAATATTTAATCAAGTTTTTTGCCGATAGTGCAGGGAAAAAAGGAGGTCAATTCTATACTCCGGCACAAGTAGTACGTTTGTTAGTCCAGATTATAAAGCCACAGGCTGGAATGAGTATTTATGACCCGACAGCGGGTTCAGGTGGTATGCTTATCCAATCACATCAATACGTTGCTGAACAAGGACAAAATGCAAATGACATGACTTTGAATGGTCAGGAAAATGACCCAACAGTTGTAGCCATTTGTAAAATGAATATCATACTGCACAACATTTCTAAGTTTAGTATTGAATTTGGTGATACTTTGGCAGAACCATTACATGCTAAAGCCGACGGAAGAATACAGGATTTTGACCGGGTGATTGCCAATCCTCCATTCTCTCAGAACTACAGCAGACAAAACATGGAGCACACCGAACGCTTTAAATACGGTTATGCTCCCGAATCAGGAAAAAAAGCCGATTTAATGTTTGTGCAACACATGGTTGCATCATTAAAAAAGACGGGTAAAATGGCAGTAGTTATGCCACACGGTGTACTTTTTAGAGGTAGTAAAGAGAAGGAAATTCGCACCGGAATGATTAATGATAATATCATTGAAGGAATTATCAGTTTACCTCCAAAGTTGTTTTATGGTACTGGCATCCCTGCATGTATTATAGTCATTAATAAAAACAAACCTGACGAGCTGCGAGATAAAATCTTCTTCATCAATGCCGATGCGGAATATGCCGAAGGTAAAAACCAAAACATTTTACGTCCTGAAGATATTGAGAAAATAGACTTTGTTTTTAATAAGAAAAAAGAACTTCCTCGTTATTCTAAGCTGATTGATTTAGCAACCATTGAAAAAAATGATTACAACCTCAATATTAGGCGCTATGTGGATAACACGCCTGACCCGGAACCAGAGGATGTAAAAGCGCATTTAATTGGCGGTATTCCAAAATCAGAGATTAAAAATGCCAATGAACTGTTTTCTAAATTTGGAATAGCTGAAAAAGATTTTTTCATTGATAAAGATGAGACTTATTACAATTATGCCGAAAAAGTAGATTCAAAAGAGTCCATTAAAGATATAGTTGAAACAAACGAAAAAGTAAAAAAAGTCTATTCCCGTTTTTTCGACAAACTGAACGATTGGTGGAAAGTTGCAGGTAATGATTTTGCTTCTTTAGCAAAACTAAATGGCAACGATGCAAAGGATGAAGTCAACGAACCTATTGCCGATTATATTTCCATATCAGGAGAAAAGCTTCCTGACATCCGTAAAAAACTATTGATTTCTTTGATTAAAAGCCTGATAAAAGAAAAAGTATTGGATAACTTCCAGTTGGCAGGTGTTTTTGTAAACTGGTGGGACAATATTAAATACGACCTTAAAACCATCATGTCAATCGGATGGGCACCGGGTTTAATTCCCGACGAATACCTGATTGATAAATATTTTACAAAGGAACAGGAAGAAATTGACCGGAAAGAAACCCTACTGGCAGAAAACGAAAGCAAGCTTTCTGAAAGTCTGGAAGAAGCACAGAGCATAACAGAATACGAACCTGAGGAGGATGAAAAAGTAACTTCTGCAAAGTTAAAGGCAGAGCTAACTTCACAGATAGAATACTACAACGAAAAAGGCACAGTTGCAGCACTTAAAGAAAGCAAAAAGTTCCAGGCTTGCGTAATGTCTATTATTGGGTACGAAGCCGAAATAAAGAAAATCAAAAAGGAACTGAAAGATGCAAAGGCTGAATTGGAATTAAAACTCGTTATTAAACGCTACGGCACCGAAGATGAAAAACGTGAAACCAATAAGCTGTTAAACATTGCCAACAGAGAAATAACTGAACTGGATAACAGAATAGCTGAATTAACCACTTCGTTTAAAGCTCACCTG harbors:
- a CDS encoding DUF3987 domain-containing protein; this encodes MNQKKKFDIDFWLNKDQEAKEPTKSPQPQIFQNIQDNDIEVIVKRLEEAHTDITANYSDWRDIGFSFADEFGESGRDYFHRVSRFYSDYSNSTCDKQYNKCLKAKGHGVTIKTFFHLAQQAGISLVTTPSKQNSSAPKESVSTSKPISEDATVDEVIFNTPQIPSDVYNQLPEILRESTEMFSDGIEKDVFLIGAISVISGCLPNIEGIYFDEPHSAHLYSFITAPAGSGKGKLKWAKYFGLKIHKSMVEQSIRAKEEYEQELENYNNLNKNQRQGVERPREPKRKMFYIPANSSSSAFIQALSDNDFKGIIFETEADTLAGTLKQDWGNFSDVLRKAFHHESTNMFRRKDNEHIEVEDPHLAIALSGTPKQVHNMMPDVENGLFSRFLYYAFEDYSDFKNPFVSHQKVNYTDFFEIKGEQMYELYQILNSQPTPIQFSFTAEQGEVFTEKFNTLYKRNRMLLGNDFNANSRRLGLVTFRIAMVLRTLRILEDGDYSNPLICAETDFRTAIQIAFTLEKHAIAVFQNLPNNDLKGIKLKFYNALPDNFNRQGYLSVAKELEIKDKTAEKYIGQFKENGLLDHEHNKHSKPTNGK
- a CDS encoding helix-turn-helix transcriptional regulator, with the translated sequence MFLGKRIRELREQQELLQRQLSAELEIDTPMYSKLERGERRAKREQVIKMAAIFQVEEKELLTLWLASQVYELVKDEAVAKASLKLVENIL
- a CDS encoding type I restriction-modification system subunit M; protein product: MKRNKISLSQLESFLEGAANILRGKMDASEYKEYIFGLLFLKRMSDVFDETRKKIIDDEYSHLNTGNEEDDALLQELLEDKTTYGDNFFVPPRARWHQGFTDENGDAQPPIKHLHYNAGQMLNKALAEIEENNDLLQGVLKDRINFNKEVDNKKILKDQDIKDLIDHFNNFPPLVNDNFEFPDLLGAAYEYLIKFFADSAGKKGGQFYTPAQVVRLLVQIIKPQAGMSIYDPTAGSGGMLIQSHQYVAEQGQNANDMTLNGQENDPTVVAICKMNIILHNISKFSIEFGDTLAEPLHAKADGRIQDFDRVIANPPFSQNYSRQNMEHTERFKYGYAPESGKKADLMFVQHMVASLKKTGKMAVVMPHGVLFRGSKEKEIRTGMINDNIIEGIISLPPKLFYGTGIPACIIVINKNKPDELRDKIFFINADAEYAEGKNQNILRPEDIEKIDFVFNKKKELPRYSKLIDLATIEKNDYNLNIRRYVDNTPDPEPEDVKAHLIGGIPKSEIKNANELFSKFGIAEKDFFIDKDETYYNYAEKVDSKESIKDIVETNEKVKKVYSRFFDKLNDWWKVAGNDFASLAKLNGNDAKDEVNEPIADYISISGEKLPDIRKKLLISLIKSLIKEKVLDNFQLAGVFVNWWDNIKYDLKTIMSIGWAPGLIPDEYLIDKYFTKEQEEIDRKETLLAENESKLSESLEEAQSITEYEPEEDEKVTSAKLKAELTSQIEYYNEKGTVAALKESKKFQACVMSIIGYEAEIKKIKKELKDAKAELELKLVIKRYGTEDEKRETNKLLNIANREITELDNRIAELTTSFKAHLNNADNYDSIKKEVNKLEKELKKSDGKFETDKMHMLAKVLEAKKEFKAITKRYNAISKDRETLTNKLKALDKLLKEIGGIISEEEAKELILLKHHDLVFDQLTRYINAEKRTMTQFFEKEFDKYFVSAQQIENSRKDTMNELNQFLTKLNYLA